A region from the Variovorax sp. RKNM96 genome encodes:
- a CDS encoding carboxylesterase family protein, with amino-acid sequence MAAAACMALSACGGGSDSSSSFVPIVPVGPPAAPPAAPPAAVDGPMVRQTTAGKIEGVDDSAATGTYSWKGVPFAQPPVGSLRWAPPADPKPWEGVRAASKFGHSCAQGGRYFSPAPNDAPFGLAVREGFDKPVGDEDCLTLNIWRPSGDTAKLPVIVYIYGGSNISGYTADPGYDGAQLAKRGNAVVVTLNYRLGPLGWFDLPQLKTGEAKNDSGNFALLDQMQALKFIQANIGAFGGDANNVTVMGQSAGAVNTWGLVVSTASAGLLHKAVPLSGGVAFYSRAIAQTYSKGLLNAIAIADGKATDTASANAWAASQTDSQIAAYLRGMPPDKLLTVVLEAAKKDNKLANPPLGNAPAPIEDGTILPVNSVAELVAGRFNKMPMLIGNTRDEGTLFGNAFDNFTKRGRGFKPTDYERFGLQYNFNPDMPTTLTEADLISAPYLPVGQPLTGWKAASDFATYATFLAILPPQIDAVAKYMPTQTWYYRFDWSQQVAPFNTVYGATHGLDTAFMFHNFGTGIFSFSFGEANRPGREALSDAMVGSLSAFARTGNPNHPGLGVTWPNWPRKIVLDASKTQLQNSAP; translated from the coding sequence ATGGCCGCCGCGGCCTGCATGGCGCTCTCCGCCTGCGGCGGTGGCTCGGATTCCAGCTCCTCCTTCGTGCCGATCGTTCCCGTGGGGCCGCCGGCTGCACCGCCCGCTGCGCCGCCCGCGGCCGTCGATGGCCCCATGGTGCGCCAGACCACCGCCGGCAAGATCGAGGGCGTGGACGACAGCGCCGCCACCGGCACGTATTCCTGGAAGGGCGTTCCGTTTGCCCAACCGCCCGTCGGCAGCCTGCGCTGGGCGCCACCGGCCGATCCCAAGCCTTGGGAGGGCGTGCGCGCCGCAAGCAAGTTCGGCCACAGCTGCGCCCAGGGCGGACGCTATTTCAGCCCCGCGCCTAACGACGCACCCTTCGGCCTAGCCGTGCGCGAGGGCTTCGACAAACCGGTGGGCGACGAGGACTGCCTGACGCTCAACATCTGGCGCCCGAGCGGTGACACCGCCAAGCTGCCGGTGATCGTCTACATCTATGGCGGCAGCAACATCTCGGGCTACACGGCCGATCCGGGCTACGACGGCGCGCAGCTCGCCAAGCGCGGCAATGCCGTCGTGGTGACCCTCAACTACCGCCTGGGCCCGCTCGGCTGGTTCGACCTGCCGCAGCTCAAGACTGGCGAAGCGAAGAACGACTCGGGCAACTTCGCGCTGCTCGACCAGATGCAGGCGCTGAAATTCATCCAGGCCAACATCGGCGCTTTCGGTGGCGATGCCAACAACGTCACGGTGATGGGGCAGTCGGCGGGCGCGGTCAACACCTGGGGGCTTGTCGTCTCGACTGCATCGGCCGGGCTGCTGCACAAGGCGGTGCCGCTGAGCGGCGGAGTCGCCTTCTACTCGCGGGCCATCGCGCAGACCTATTCGAAGGGCCTGCTCAATGCGATCGCCATTGCCGACGGCAAGGCCACCGACACCGCCTCGGCCAATGCCTGGGCGGCATCGCAGACCGATTCGCAGATCGCGGCCTACCTGCGCGGCATGCCGCCGGACAAGTTGCTGACTGTCGTGCTCGAGGCCGCGAAGAAGGACAACAAGCTCGCGAACCCGCCGCTGGGCAATGCACCCGCGCCGATCGAGGACGGCACGATTCTGCCCGTGAACTCGGTCGCCGAACTCGTCGCCGGCCGGTTCAACAAGATGCCCATGCTGATCGGCAACACGCGCGACGAAGGCACGTTGTTCGGCAACGCGTTCGACAACTTCACGAAGCGGGGCCGGGGTTTCAAACCCACCGATTACGAACGCTTCGGGCTTCAGTACAACTTCAATCCCGATATGCCGACCACGCTCACCGAGGCCGATTTGATCAGTGCACCCTACCTGCCGGTAGGTCAGCCGCTGACCGGCTGGAAGGCGGCGTCGGATTTCGCGACCTACGCGACCTTCCTTGCCATCCTGCCCCCTCAGATCGACGCGGTGGCCAAGTACATGCCCACCCAGACCTGGTACTACCGCTTCGACTGGAGCCAGCAGGTGGCGCCGTTCAACACCGTCTATGGCGCCACGCACGGGCTGGACACGGCGTTCATGTTCCACAACTTCGGCACCGGCATCTTCTCGTTCTCCTTTGGCGAGGCGAACCGGCCGGGACGCGAGGCGCTGTCGGATGCGATGGTGGGCAGCCTGTCCGCGTTCGCGCGCACCGGCAATCCGAACCATCCGGGCCTGGGCGTGACCTGGCCCAACTGGCCGCGCAAGATCGTGCTCGACGCCAGCAAGACGCAATTGCAGAACAGCGCGCCTTGA
- a CDS encoding 3-(methylthio)propionyl-CoA ligase, with translation MLGLMQDQPLLISSLIEFVERHNGDGEIVSRRVEGDIHRTTWSGIASRARQVANALDGEQLLFSDRIATLAWNGYRHLELYYGVSGSGRVLHTINPRLHPDQIAWIANHAEDQILCFDLTFLPLVQAVHAKCPTIRKWIALCDADKLPADSGIPNLVSYEGWMGAQSNEYDWPSFDENSASSMCYTSGTTGNPKAALYSHRSTMLHAYAAALPDVMRLSARDSVLPVVPMFHVNAWGIPYSAALVGCKLVFPGPALDGKSVFELIESEGVTFAAGVPTVWQMMLGHMQAGDLKFSKLNRTVIGGSACPPAMITAFQEKFNVEVLHAWGMTEMSPLGTLCTLKNKHESLSPEARLQIRMKQGRAIFGVDMKIVDGDGNELPWDGKAYGDLLVKGPWIVKEYFKGEGGDPLIPDAQGRGWFPTGDVATIDAEGYLQITDRSKDVIKSGGEWISSIEIENIAVAHPAVAMAACIGVFHPKWDERPIIAVVKKPGAEVSREELLKFYEGKTAKWQIPDDVVFVEAIPIGATGKILKTKLRELLKDYKLPTL, from the coding sequence ATGCTGGGTTTGATGCAAGACCAACCGCTTTTGATCTCGTCGCTGATCGAGTTCGTCGAGCGCCACAACGGCGACGGCGAGATCGTCTCGCGCCGGGTCGAAGGCGATATTCACCGCACCACATGGAGCGGGATCGCATCGCGTGCCCGGCAGGTGGCCAATGCGCTCGATGGCGAGCAGTTGCTCTTCAGCGACCGCATCGCCACGCTGGCCTGGAACGGCTACCGCCACCTGGAGCTGTACTACGGCGTGAGCGGCAGCGGCCGCGTGCTGCACACCATCAACCCGCGCCTGCACCCCGACCAGATCGCCTGGATCGCCAACCACGCCGAAGACCAGATCCTGTGCTTCGACCTCACGTTCCTGCCGCTGGTGCAGGCGGTGCACGCCAAGTGCCCCACGATCCGGAAATGGATTGCACTGTGTGATGCCGACAAGCTGCCGGCCGACAGCGGCATCCCCAACCTTGTGAGCTACGAAGGCTGGATGGGCGCGCAGTCGAACGAATACGACTGGCCCAGCTTCGACGAGAACTCGGCCTCGAGCATGTGCTACACGAGCGGCACCACGGGCAACCCGAAGGCCGCGCTCTACAGCCACCGCTCGACCATGCTGCACGCCTACGCCGCCGCCTTGCCCGACGTCATGCGCCTGTCGGCGCGCGATTCGGTGCTGCCGGTGGTGCCGATGTTCCACGTCAATGCCTGGGGCATTCCGTACTCGGCCGCTCTTGTGGGCTGCAAGCTCGTGTTCCCCGGCCCGGCGCTCGACGGCAAGTCGGTGTTCGAGCTGATCGAGTCCGAAGGCGTGACCTTCGCGGCTGGCGTGCCCACCGTGTGGCAGATGATGCTCGGCCACATGCAGGCCGGCGACCTGAAGTTCAGCAAGCTCAACCGCACCGTCATCGGCGGCTCGGCCTGCCCGCCGGCCATGATCACGGCGTTCCAGGAGAAGTTCAACGTCGAGGTGCTGCATGCCTGGGGCATGACCGAGATGAGCCCGCTCGGCACGCTCTGCACGCTCAAGAACAAGCATGAGTCACTGTCGCCCGAGGCGCGGTTGCAGATCCGCATGAAGCAGGGCCGCGCGATCTTCGGCGTCGACATGAAGATCGTCGACGGCGACGGCAACGAGCTGCCCTGGGACGGCAAGGCCTACGGCGACCTGCTGGTCAAAGGCCCCTGGATCGTGAAGGAATACTTCAAGGGCGAGGGCGGCGATCCGCTCATTCCCGATGCGCAGGGCCGCGGCTGGTTTCCCACCGGCGACGTCGCCACCATCGATGCCGAGGGCTACCTGCAGATCACCGACCGCAGCAAGGACGTGATCAAGTCCGGCGGCGAGTGGATCAGCTCGATCGAGATCGAGAACATCGCCGTCGCGCACCCGGCTGTCGCCATGGCCGCCTGCATCGGCGTGTTCCATCCGAAGTGGGACGAGCGGCCGATCATCGCGGTGGTGAAGAAGCCCGGCGCCGAAGTCTCGCGCGAGGAGCTCCTGAAGTTCTACGAGGGCAAGACCGCCAAGTGGCAGATCCCCGACGACGTGGTCTTTGTCGAGGCCATCCCGATCGGCGCCACCGGAAAGATCCTGAAGACCAAGCTGCGCGAACTGCTCAAGGACTACAAGCTGCCAACGCTCTGA